The Chrysemys picta bellii isolate R12L10 chromosome 10, ASM1138683v2, whole genome shotgun sequence genome segment CTGAAAGCAAGAGCTGTGGCATAAGGAGGAGAAATGATGGGCTGATTCAGCCAGCTGCTGTGCCATGATCAGAGagtgccaaaacaaaacaaaaacagggtTTAAAAAGTAAAAGATAGTATTTGTATAATTGGCCACCAACTTGGCTAACACTAGGGATCAAACTGGAGACCTCCAAAGTTAAAAGTACGAGTCTCTACTACAGCGTGAGCTAAAAAGCAAGCTTCTCTAACTGAAAGCTGTTAAGAGGTATACTTTCTCTCTTGGTCAGGCACAGAGGGGTACATATaacacactgaccagtgggttacacttgATCTAAGATAAAAAGTATAGGAGTTACAAATATATTACTCATTATAATGGCAAAAATGGGGCACAGGGTCTCTAAGTGCTGGATGAGGAGCAACTGAAGATTTTCTTTTACTGATGGTAGACTCAAGCCATGAACATTTTCTAGTTATCTCTGAAGAAAGATAGACAAGAACCTCCCTTTTAGGGCTGGACCCTGCAAATTCAGTTCAAAGGGCGTGCGTACCATAGTGTTTGTCAGATTGAGTCCTTATGTTATAAGTTTATCAGAGCAGGCACTGTCTTTATGTGTTTGGAGTGCAGAGTGCCAAGCACCATGCTAGTACAAAATAAATACTAGCAGCGAATGGGAATAAGTGTCAGCTCTGCTCAGGAATCAGATATGGAACACTGGGTGCATGCATAACAGGAATAAAGAAGACTCACGAGCAGGGGAGGAAGATATAGCTAGCAGCAGCCAGTTGCAAAATGGCCACTTTAGGGCTGCACCTGCTTATCTCTACCAAATATAAAGGAACAGTATGAGAAGGGGATGCTGGGAAAAAGTTCTCATAAGAGGGCAACCGTGTGTTGAGCTAATTTAGTAAGGCCCAATAAGTTATTAAAGAAACTGAGGAAAGGGGCGGCTGCGTAATAGCACTACCATCGCacaatagatttattttaaataattgaagAAATAAATTATGAAAAATTATCAGGAAACTAAGTATGACATTGCGTATTGTGAAGATTGGGTATGCTGACACAATTGTGTTATTATTCAGCAGATCAATTACACTTTGCAAAATATTCTCGGTAAGAGTCAATCTATTAAGTAATTTGGACTATAGTAATTAGTTCTGTAAATATTGACTTTGTAAACCTCTTATTTTGATGAGTACTGCATCTAAAACCTtcctaaatgaattatttttttaaaacttaaaacaaGTAAATTATGTATTTTTTAAGTATGTGCTGTGACCACATTTCTTCCTATTCAGAGGATGCCGCTGAATCAAATAAATGGCCAGGAGCAACTGGATGCTAAGTGCAGTTTTCTCAAGTTTAACTTTATACAGAAGCATTTATAGGAATATCAAATGCTACTGCTACTctaataattatttaatatttctttCCTTCATGAAATTTTGTCCTTTctgtttttctgtctctctctctataacAAATGCAATCAAGTATGTCTGATTTGTTGTAAGGTGATCTGAAATCACAGATTTCTTTGGCAAGTAGAACATATACTCAATCACCACAGCTAACCAAAAAAGACTCTGTGTACCAGCATACCAAACCAAGAACATGCTTCTGGGCTTCACAAGGGGGAGTCAGACAATAAAGGGAGCTTTAATAACTCATTCAGCTTGATAACATGTTCCCTTCATGAAAAAATGGATATCAGTTCACTACAGGTCTGAATTCATGAAAGAGCTAGCTAGGTATTGCCCATCAATTTTTCACAAATTCATCTTTATAGAGGAGTgattcattaataaaaatgtcaatACAGTTTTGATTCAGCAAACAGTTTAAATACGTGTTTAACACTAAGAATGGGCAaaggtcccactgatttcaagggggCTCTGGCTcatgtttaaatgctttcctgaaaatGAATGGACTTAAGTacgtgctgaatcagggccaaaggGACTGACTGAGCTCACAACCATGCTAAGTAGGAGCAACTGTACTCAAATTAACAGCTACACACATGTAAGATCTGAGTATGTACGGTGAGAAGAGGCCCTGAGCCACTTGTGGCCCAGGAAAAATGCTGTTCAATACTTGAATAAAACTGGACTCACGATCCTGAGAATGGCAGAGAATTACCTGTTAGCAAAGAGAGTCCTGAAGGCAAGTGCTTTTCTGTCTACCTGCAGGAAATGAGCTATTGTTCATGAATGTAGACAGACAGAAAAATCAGCCATTGTTTACAAGTGTATCAATATTCAAAATCTGAGTTTGTTTTATCGCCATACTTGCATTGGCTGGTGGCATGAAAACTGCAATTAACATTCAGGAAAATTTGTTGGAATAAAAACCACAAATGTATTTTGATGGTATTTGTGACCCCCTCTATCTGCTTTTCACAAACGTCCATTagaacaacactttattcctaaAGGGGAAAGGAAGTGTCACAAATACCTATGTCAATATTTGGATATGAAGACTTGCACAAATCTGCATTTGCGTGCGTATTCATGCTGGAAGTGTTTGCACAGATATCTTGAAaactctttgtgtgtgtgtgggggcgggggtgggggggatgggacgGGGGAGGGTGTCATTGAGTCCAAAATACTCAAAACAACAGTTGCAACAAATAGATTGCAAGTAGTGCTTAGATGGAAGTATTTTCACAATAACCATTCATCCAGTAATTCTGGACAATGAGCAAATTAATAACAGAAAGAAGTCAGATTGTGGATAGGGGAATTAAATTTGTGCAACATATTATTGTGCTGAACAGTTCATCCAGCCCTAGACTGTGGCAAAAAATTCTGGCTGGTGAGCAAGTTCTGGAAGTCCTTTAAGGTAGTTTTTATAGATTTCTCCCCACCTTCACAGCCATAAAAATGCTGCTGAAATTCATGTGACTAAGATTATTTGCTGGGATTTGTGTGTCATACAAAATCTTGCATGTAATAGGGCCACAGTATATTTCTAACAATGTCAGATATCTGTCTTGCAATTCACAACCAATTAACAAATGGATTGACTAGTTCAGATTTTTACTGAACTGGGAGGAAAAAATCCGCAAGCACCCATGCTTTTGAGGAGATACAGTCTTCATGAATCCAGACCTTCATTTACATATTTCTGGAGACACTGCGTTTCACACTAAATGAATACAAAATGTTTACAGTAATGTAATATGTCACTATGTTAAAAATTTGCAGTATGCAAAATGACTACCCTTCTAAAAAAAGGGGCTATGAAAAATTTACTTTCTATTGAGAAAAAAATCACCCCTATGATGGCTATAGAATTTCAAATGTATATGAGGCAGATACTATCCTATTACAATACCACATCTCCAGTATTATGACTTTTTCCCTGTCATTCTACTACCTGAGTGATGTCAGTGTAAATTCAGGCACCATTAGTACATTTTTGACCAAACATATACACAGCACTGACAAAGGAGTAAACAACCTTTCAGCTTACCAGTGTATGTAAAAAAGACACTgacaaaatggaaaataataaatTCTTTATGATAAATTAATcctcttatttctgcactgccccAGAAAAGTGACAAGCTAGACATTATTTACCCATCATTCCCTTTTCAGGATTCCTTTTTCCATAATCCATTGCTATTTACTTTGCAAGTAAGAAAATGTTTAACCTAAGTAGTCAGGGAAGGATCCTCACAATCCTCAATGCCGGTGGCCTTTACTTTCTCTCTCCCTACGCTTTATCTCCTCTTTGTAGCAGTATGAGCAGTAATTTTCAGTCTCAGGACGACCATAAAAGGAACAGTTCTCTTTCTTGCAACGGTTCTGCTGGATGGAATATATTGGGGAAACTGTGCTTCTGCCTCGGTTTTTATCATTGTTCAACCAGGTCTGAGGAGCCTCCTCATCAGCATATTCTAAGCAATTTCTAATATCACCGGTATTAAACCCATTTGTAAATGTCTGTGACTTGTGGTCGGTAGGCATGGCGTAGGTCAGTGATTCCACTGTGTTCACTGTACGGATACCTGATATCCGCGCTGGGCTATAACTCTGTGAAGACAGTGATCGATTCTGTTGGGGATAAGTGGCACATGTTTTTAAGGTGCCAACCACTGGCTTATAGCTATCATCTTGGAAGCTTGATGGCTTGGAGTTGACATCATGCAAATGAATAACGCTTTGCCTTTGAACAGGTGGAGTATGGCTATAGTGGGCAGATACCGGAACGGGTCCACTTTTCTTAGCACTATTACTTGGTGAAGAAAATGACCCTGGAGTGGGACTAGTGCGATCTTTAAACTTTAAAACCAGTTGAGTTGTATGGCTTTGAGGCAAGACTGGTGATGCCCTGTCCTGAGGAGAGGATTCTAACTTTTCTTTTGAATATGCTTCTTGCTCCAGTTTCCTGCAAGATGACCCATTGAGAACAGCTTTTTTCTCAGCCTCCTTTCGCTTCTGTTCCTGCTCGGCATTGAAGCGCTCTTGGGCACTGGTCAGGTAATAGCCGATCATCTCTTCATGGAACTGATGCCTATGGCTAGTCAGAAGAAGGCCAGCAAAAATAAACTTGCGTTCTCCTTGCATGGCAGCTCTCAAAATGTTGAGGCTGAGCTTTACATCAGTGCTGTATTTCCACGGGTCAGACTGTTTGTCAGAGAGGGATTTTGTGTTTATCTTTTCGGCAGGTGAAATGCTCGCCTTGTCAGTAGGAGAGGGAGTTGTCTTTTCAGATGGAGACGTGCTCGCAGACTGTCCGGACTCCTCTTTGCTCCCTTTGCGAGACTTCGACTTCTTCTCTTTGACTTTTTCTGTGATGTCGCCATTTTTCCCATTCCCTGAGTTTGCTCTGCTCATCTTCCCATGCACTAGCCCTCCCAGCCCACCCATATTCTTTTTCAGCTTAATTCCTAGAGTCTTACTGAGGCTTCCAAGTTTATTGGCTACTGAATCCGTCCTGTTTTTGTCTTTATCTTTCCTCTGCttgtctttttccttttctttaccaTTTTTGCCATTGCTGCCATTTGAATTACTACAGATGGAATCTCGGTCTGAGTCCATTGAGTCGGCCAGAGACTGAACATCCTCCCCTGCTGAAGCGGTGGGCGATTCTGGCTGGGCCAAAGGGGCCTGTTAGGGGAAAATAGTTATGATTAGATAGAATAAAATCAGTTTTACACAAGGATTATGTTTTATATCCCCCATCAAATTGCTCTAACTTGTAGCTTTAAATCTACACAGAGCTATTTTAAAGTTAAGTTTTAATTAACCTCTGTAGCCTACAGAGCCTACAATGAACAAAACAGAAGGTATATTACTTCAGGGAGAAGTGTATATTCTGCAACAATAttagtttataaaaaaaatacactaCTGTCAATCACAAAATGCGGAAGAGTTAACATTTATTTGGAAATCTGAGTTCCGGTTCATGCTTGAAGGTGAAACTACACAACAGTTTGTACAGAATATAGTTACAAAAGGATCCCAAATGGGACACTAAAAATTCTTGCAGCTTTCAAACTTGCACATGTTCATTCTAATTTGCAAAATTCTACTCACCCACTTGTTGAGAGTAAGTGACATTTTTTGCTGGGTGAGAGAGTAAAGTTCTTCATTATCATCACCGTCAAGGTAAAGGATTGGTAACTGATTTTATGCCAGGACTAGTAAATTTAACTACAATTCTGCAAGACTATTAACTTAGTGTCAATTTTGTTCTGAAGAGCAACATTAACACTTAGTTCAAATCTGCACTCCCTCTCTCATACGTGAGATATTTGCCCAGTTTGTGCTCTGTGGTAGCTAGGCTACCACCCCATTCTCAAGGTACATTGCTATAATAATTTTATGGGGATTCATGGAAGCCGGACAATAACAGCACTAGCAAATGCTATGAAAATAacagttaagtgacttgcaaGGTTCCCAAACTA includes the following:
- the OTUD7A gene encoding OTU domain-containing protein 7A isoform X2, with the protein product MLPRMQRSGGWGCALLQGSVWLCRRLGASSHGKNWDLTAALSDYEQLRQVHTANLPQVFNEGKYYKQQERDPPQQVNKTERPSLQRQDDIAQEKRLSRGISHASSAIVSLARSHVANECSNEQFPLEMPIYTFQLPDLSVYSEDFRSFIERDLIEQATMVALEQAGRLNWWSTVCTSCKRLLPLATTGDGNCLLHAASLGMWGFHDRDLVLRKALYTMMRSGAEREALKRRWRWQQTQQNKESGLVYTEEEWEREWNELLKLASSEPRTHFGKNGGTGGGVDNSEDPVYESLEEFHVFVLAHILRRPIVVVADTMLRDSGGEAFAPIPFGGIYLPLEVPPNRCHCSPLVLAYDQAHFSALVSMEQKDQQREQAVIPLTDSEHKLLPLHFAVDPGKDWEWGKDDNDNTRLASLILSLEAKLNLLHSYMNVTWIRIPSETRAPLAQPESPTASAGEDVQSLADSMDSDRDSICSNSNGSNGKNGKEKEKDKQRKDKDKNRTDSVANKLGSLSKTLGIKLKKNMGGLGGLVHGKMSRANSGNGKNGDITEKVKEKKSKSRKGSKEESGQSASTSPSEKTTPSPTDKASISPAEKINTKSLSDKQSDPWKYSTDVKLSLNILRAAMQGERKFIFAGLLLTSHRHQFHEEMIGYYLTSAQERFNAEQEQKRKEAEKKAVLNGSSCRKLEQEAYSKEKLESSPQDRASPVLPQSHTTQLVLKFKDRTSPTPGSFSSPSNSAKKSGPVPVSAHYSHTPPVQRQSVIHLHDVNSKPSSFQDDSYKPVVGTLKTCATYPQQNRSLSSQSYSPARISGIRTVNTVESLTYAMPTDHKSQTFTNGFNTGDIRNCLEYADEEAPQTWLNNDKNRGRSTVSPIYSIQQNRCKKENCSFYGRPETENYCSYCYKEEIKRRERESKGHRH
- the OTUD7A gene encoding OTU domain-containing protein 7A isoform X1, translated to MSCSLPTNPATAACVAAVLHDHMTLDMDAVLSDFVRSTGAEPGLARDLLEGKNWDLTAALSDYEQLRQVHTANLPQVFNEGKYYKQQERDPPQQVNKTERPSLQRQDDIAQEKRLSRGISHASSAIVSLARSHVANECSNEQFPLEMPIYTFQLPDLSVYSEDFRSFIERDLIEQATMVALEQAGRLNWWSTVCTSCKRLLPLATTGDGNCLLHAASLGMWGFHDRDLVLRKALYTMMRSGAEREALKRRWRWQQTQQNKESGLVYTEEEWEREWNELLKLASSEPRTHFGKNGGTGGGVDNSEDPVYESLEEFHVFVLAHILRRPIVVVADTMLRDSGGEAFAPIPFGGIYLPLEVPPNRCHCSPLVLAYDQAHFSALVSMEQKDQQREQAVIPLTDSEHKLLPLHFAVDPGKDWEWGKDDNDNTRLASLILSLEAKLNLLHSYMNVTWIRIPSETRAPLAQPESPTASAGEDVQSLADSMDSDRDSICSNSNGSNGKNGKEKEKDKQRKDKDKNRTDSVANKLGSLSKTLGIKLKKNMGGLGGLVHGKMSRANSGNGKNGDITEKVKEKKSKSRKGSKEESGQSASTSPSEKTTPSPTDKASISPAEKINTKSLSDKQSDPWKYSTDVKLSLNILRAAMQGERKFIFAGLLLTSHRHQFHEEMIGYYLTSAQERFNAEQEQKRKEAEKKAVLNGSSCRKLEQEAYSKEKLESSPQDRASPVLPQSHTTQLVLKFKDRTSPTPGSFSSPSNSAKKSGPVPVSAHYSHTPPVQRQSVIHLHDVNSKPSSFQDDSYKPVVGTLKTCATYPQQNRSLSSQSYSPARISGIRTVNTVESLTYAMPTDHKSQTFTNGFNTGDIRNCLEYADEEAPQTWLNNDKNRGRSTVSPIYSIQQNRCKKENCSFYGRPETENYCSYCYKEEIKRRERESKGHRH
- the OTUD7A gene encoding OTU domain-containing protein 7A isoform X3, with translation MRGKNWDLTAALSDYEQLRQVHTANLPQVFNEGKYYKQQERDPPQQVNKTERPSLQRQDDIAQEKRLSRGISHASSAIVSLARSHVANECSNEQFPLEMPIYTFQLPDLSVYSEDFRSFIERDLIEQATMVALEQAGRLNWWSTVCTSCKRLLPLATTGDGNCLLHAASLGMWGFHDRDLVLRKALYTMMRSGAEREALKRRWRWQQTQQNKESGLVYTEEEWEREWNELLKLASSEPRTHFGKNGGTGGGVDNSEDPVYESLEEFHVFVLAHILRRPIVVVADTMLRDSGGEAFAPIPFGGIYLPLEVPPNRCHCSPLVLAYDQAHFSALVSMEQKDQQREQAVIPLTDSEHKLLPLHFAVDPGKDWEWGKDDNDNTRLASLILSLEAKLNLLHSYMNVTWIRIPSETRAPLAQPESPTASAGEDVQSLADSMDSDRDSICSNSNGSNGKNGKEKEKDKQRKDKDKNRTDSVANKLGSLSKTLGIKLKKNMGGLGGLVHGKMSRANSGNGKNGDITEKVKEKKSKSRKGSKEESGQSASTSPSEKTTPSPTDKASISPAEKINTKSLSDKQSDPWKYSTDVKLSLNILRAAMQGERKFIFAGLLLTSHRHQFHEEMIGYYLTSAQERFNAEQEQKRKEAEKKAVLNGSSCRKLEQEAYSKEKLESSPQDRASPVLPQSHTTQLVLKFKDRTSPTPGSFSSPSNSAKKSGPVPVSAHYSHTPPVQRQSVIHLHDVNSKPSSFQDDSYKPVVGTLKTCATYPQQNRSLSSQSYSPARISGIRTVNTVESLTYAMPTDHKSQTFTNGFNTGDIRNCLEYADEEAPQTWLNNDKNRGRSTVSPIYSIQQNRCKKENCSFYGRPETENYCSYCYKEEIKRRERESKGHRH